The proteins below come from a single Mya arenaria isolate MELC-2E11 chromosome 6, ASM2691426v1 genomic window:
- the LOC128236750 gene encoding uncharacterized protein LOC128236750: MDPRQNNNYESITQNGAQNCAINNDHVTYPPYNGVNGHAPPCGPDAPYEDAPPPYTAVASSPEGQGQFHNIAQIGNTPNGNGAVQPPSYGVALNRYDGWSNSLCGCFNDTHLATSTCILPCVTFGRTAETVGECDCILGSLAFMVPVFNVVLWSRVRGKVRESKGIPGDVRGDCLRILLCPFCALMQEAQEVLPREPSDPRMRRY; encoded by the exons atggatCCACGCCAAAACAATAACTATGAAAGTATAACACAAAACGGGGCTCAAAACTGTGCTATAAACAATGATCATGTGACTTACCCGCCCTATAATGGCGTCAACGGCCACGCGCCTCCATGCGGCCCGGACGCCCCATACGAGGACGCTCCACCACCGTACACAGCAGTGGCATCATCCCCCGAGGGGCAGGGACAGTTCCACAACATCGCTCAAATTGGAAACACCCCTAACGGAAACGGAGCGGTCCAGCCACCCAGCTACGGAGTCGCTCTAAAC CGCTATGACGGTTGGTCCAACAGTTTGTGCGGCTGTTTCAACGATACACACCTAGCAACGTCCACGTGCATACTTCCATGCGTCACCTTCGGACGCACCGCAGAGACTGTCGGCGAATGTGACTGTATTCTCGGAT CCCTGGCGTTCATGGTGCCGGTGTTCAACGTGGTGCTATGGTCACGTGTCCGGGGGAAGGTGCGTGAATCCAAGGGAATTCCGGGAGACGTGCGGGGGGACTGTCTCAGAATCCTCCTCTGTCCATTTTGTGCATTGATGCAGGAAGCTCAGGAAGTACTTCCGCGGGAGCCGTCAGAcccgcgcatgcgcagatactga